A region of the Methylobacterium nodulans ORS 2060 genome:
TGGCGCGCCGCTCGCGGCGGAAGGCGGGATGCCGCGCCGCTCGGACGCCTGAGGCGCATTCGGGCGGCGATGCACGGCCGCTCCCTCCCACCCCACCGCGTGCGGCCGGCCGCTGCGATGTCTCCCACCGTTCCGTCCGGCCCTCACATCCACCTGTCGAGAGTTACCCAGTCATGCTCTATCCGAACGCCGCCGCTGCAACCTCGGCCGAGGCCAAGCCCTCCCTGCCCTCCGCCGTGCAGCAGCATCTCGGCCGGCACCTGCGGGACGCCTACGCGGCGATCGAGACCACGATCCCGGACGGTTTCCTGGCGCTGATCGAGCGGCTCGAGGCAGCGCTCACCGAGCAGGGCCGCACCGTCGAGCCGGAATTCCGCGACGGCCTGCTCGCCGCCCTGCCCTCGCTGCGGGCCTTCGCGCTCTCGCTCACCAACAACGCCGCCCGGGCGGACGACCTCGTCCAGGACACGATCCTGCGGGCTTGGCAGAACCAGCACCGCTTCCAGCCCGGCACCAACCTCAATGCGTGGCTGTTCACCATCCTGCGCAACGCCTTCTACTCGGAGCAGCGCAAGCGCATGCGCGAGGTGCAGGACGAGGACGGCTCCTATGCGGCCCGCCTGTTCACGGCGCCCGATCAGGGCCACCGGCTCGACGTGCAGGATCTGCGCGCGGGTCTTGCCAAGCTTCCGCCGGACCAGCGGGAGGCGCTGATCCTCGTGGGGGCCGAGGGGCTGTCCTACGAGGAGGTCGCCCGCATCTGCGGCGTCGCCATCGGGACCATCAAGAGCCGGGTCAACCGCGCCCGCAACCGGCTCGCGGACCTGCTCGGCTACACCGACGACGACCTGAGTTCCGACCGGATGATCCAGTCCGCAATGAGCGAGAGCGCCTGATTCCGGCGCCGCGCAGGCCCGGCCGGCGCGAAACGAGAAACCCCTCTCCCACCGGAGAGGGGTTTCTCGTCCGTCAGCGCGAACGCTGCAGCTCCCGCTCCCGGTGGCGAAGCCGCAGCAGCAGCTGGATCTGATCGGAGGGCAGCGGGAGGCCGTCCGTCGTCGTCTCGTAGAAGGCCCGCAGAACCTGTCCCAGTCGCCGCTGGATCTCGGCTCCCAGGAACGGCAGCCGGCGGTCGGGCGTCATGTCCGGCGTCACGGCGTCCTGATTCATCGCGATCCCCTTGCGCAGTCAGGGACTCCGGCAACGGGGAGCCCGCTCGCGAGCACCGAGGATCGGTCCGCATGGTAAAGAACGGGTAAATTTCGGCTTTCATTCACCATGACGCGCGGGCGCGAGGCCGGGCGCGAATCATCGAGCGGGAGCTTAACCGTTCGTTCCGGCCCGTCCAGCGGTCACGCTTCCGCGGATTCGATCAGGCGGGCGGCGGCGGCACGGGCCTCCTCCGTCACGGTCGCGCCCGCGAGCATGCGGGCGATCTCCTCGCGGCGGGGCGCGGCGGCAAGGAGCTTGACGCGGGTCGCGACGCGGTCGGAGCCCTTCACGGCCTCCTTGGCGATCAGGAAATGGGTGGCGGCGCGCGCCGCCACCTGGGGCGCATGCGTGACCGCCACCACCTGCACCCGGGCCGAGAGACGCGCGAGCCGCGCGCCGATGGCATCCGCCACCGCGCCGCCGACCCCGGTATCGATCTCGTCGAAGATCAGGGTCGGTGCGGAGCCCTTGTCGGCGAGCACCACCTTGAGGGCGAGCATGAAGCGCGAGAGCTCACCGCCGGAGGCGACCTTCATCATCGGCCCCGGCCGGGTGCCGGGATTGGTCTGAGCCCAGAACTCCACCCGGTCGAGGCCGGCCGGATCGCGGCTCTCCTCGTCGGTGACGATCTCCGTGATGAAGCGGGCGCGTTCCAGCTTGAGAGGCGGCAGCTCTGCCTGGACGGCCGTGTCGAGCTGGGCGGCGGCCTTGCGGCGTCCCTGGCTCAGCGCCCGGGCCTCGTCGAGATAGGCCGCCTCGGCTGCCGCCAGCTCGGCTTCGAGCCGTGCCAGCGTCTCCTCCCCGGCATCGATCGCCGCCACATCCGCGGCGTAGCGCTCGCGCAGGGCCGCGAGGTCGTCGGCCGCGACGTCGTACTTGCGGGCCGCGGCACGCAGGGCGAAGAGGCGCTCCTCCACGCGTTCCAGTTCGCGCGGATCGAACTCGGCGGCCTGCAGGGCGTCCTCGAGGGTGTTGCGGGCCTCGTCGAGGGCAACGAGGGCCGCGTCGAGGGCCGCGACACAGGGCTCGACGA
Encoded here:
- the recN gene encoding DNA repair protein RecN encodes the protein MLVQLAIRDIVLIDKLELNFRDGLSVLTGETGAGKSILLDAFTLALGGRGDGRLVRNGEAQGQVTAVFDVPLDHPARAIAAAAELDTEGDLVLRRLQVADGRTRAFVNDQPVGVQVLRAIGTALVEIHGQHDDRALADPTTHRAILDAFGNLQDRQAAVAEAARRVRQARTALAEHRARVEAARKEADFLRHAVAELGALDPQPGEEADLAARRTGMQQGEKVARELNEALDAVGGQGSPTAHLSAALRKLERRAAQAPGLVEPCVAALDAALVALDEARNTLEDALQAAEFDPRELERVEERLFALRAAARKYDVAADDLAALRERYAADVAAIDAGEETLARLEAELAAAEAAYLDEARALSQGRRKAAAQLDTAVQAELPPLKLERARFITEIVTDEESRDPAGLDRVEFWAQTNPGTRPGPMMKVASGGELSRFMLALKVVLADKGSAPTLIFDEIDTGVGGAVADAIGARLARLSARVQVVAVTHAPQVAARAATHFLIAKEAVKGSDRVATRVKLLAAAPRREEIARMLAGATVTEEARAAAARLIESAEA
- a CDS encoding sigma-70 family RNA polymerase sigma factor — encoded protein: MLYPNAAAATSAEAKPSLPSAVQQHLGRHLRDAYAAIETTIPDGFLALIERLEAALTEQGRTVEPEFRDGLLAALPSLRAFALSLTNNAARADDLVQDTILRAWQNQHRFQPGTNLNAWLFTILRNAFYSEQRKRMREVQDEDGSYAARLFTAPDQGHRLDVQDLRAGLAKLPPDQREALILVGAEGLSYEEVARICGVAIGTIKSRVNRARNRLADLLGYTDDDLSSDRMIQSAMSESA